One part of the Ornithodoros turicata isolate Travis chromosome 2, ASM3712646v1, whole genome shotgun sequence genome encodes these proteins:
- the LOC135384402 gene encoding uncharacterized protein LOC135384402, with translation MSYGSLPSLPPFLELPGKPYIPGAQWRRMFENYLDCVTDATLSSKRKKALLLHALGKEGQRIFFTLPVPQVTASPSTDKKEEASDPYAEAIATLEARYAETFNVIAERRKFRRRSQLPGEMIDEFVTPLRGLAATCNFGSTLEEIIRDQLVENASLPQVRERLMMEGSSLTLERALTLAKFIEQSNNEVQLMRGDTPVVQRLTKAKGKQRSKPPSTLKRNFAGKACYRCGSTTHLANSTTCPARDKECRRCKKRGRFASVCRSAAGSANQIQVQDSLGQKFGLPDLSCTTVLELGPPHKNAIYITVTVNKKDIRFVVDTGSSVTILSRDLYEAHFAADCKLEGTSISLHNYSKQRIPVLGSFFATVTYGSRTSRLLLYVVPEGTALLGLDGLAALGISIDEPTLQCLRTSLNPANLQDLLETFAHLFSPGLGLAKDYTHRVKTRNDVAPVRAKLRRLPFALREEVTQKLDRLLKMDVIEPVTASEWISPIVVARKKDGKLRLCVDLRGPNKAVVVDAFPLPTIDELLYQLAGAKVFSKLDLTAAYHQVLLAPESRDLTAFIIQDCPGVKCYLDDIIVFGVNEQDHLKNLHRVLQLISEAGLKLNDKCVFGVRELTFVGHTVTPNGISPNPANLHGDTSCCYPGR, from the coding sequence ATGAGCTACGGAAGCCTTCCATCCCTACCGCCATTTTTGGAGTTACCTGGCAAGCCTTACATTCCAGGGGCGCAATGGCGCCGGATGTTCGAGAATTATTTGGATTGCGTGACGGACGCAACATTATCTTCGAAGCGTAAGAAAGCTTTACTGCTACATGCACTAGGTAAGGAAGGCCAACGAATTTTCTTCACACTCCCGGTACCTCAAGTCACCGCGAGCCCTTCAACTGACAAGAAGGAAGAAGCAAGCGATCCCTACGCAGAAGCTATAGCCACGTTGGAAGCTCGATATGCAGAAACTTTCAACGTCATCGCAGAACGACGCAAGTTTCGCCGTCGGTCTCAGCTTCCCGGTGAGATGATCGACGAATTTGTAACACCATTAAGAGGCCTTGCTGCAACGTGCAATTTCGGAAGCACACTTGAAGAGATTATCAGAGACCAATTGGTGGAAAACGCAAGTCTTCCACAAGTTCGTGAACGCCTCATGATGGAAGGTTCCAGCCTCACGTTGGAACGAGCACTAACCCTAGCCAAGTTCATCGAACAATCGAACAATGAGGTGCAGCTCATGCGTGGTGACACGCCAGTTGTCCAGCGACTCACGAAGGCTAAAGGGAAACAACGTAGCAAGCCACCATCAACTCTGAAAAGGAACTTCGCTGGGAAAGCCTGTTACCGCTGTGGGTCAACTACTCACCTCGCGAATTCCACTACGTGTCCGGCAAGGGACAAGGAGTGCCGTAGATGTAAGAAACGTGGACGTTTTGCGTCGGTATGTCGGTCGGCTGCTGGATCAGCTAATCAGATTCAAGTTCAAGATAGTTTGGGCCAGAAGTTTGGACTTCCAGATCTTAGCTGCACTACGGTACTGGAGTTAGGACCTCCTCACAAGAACGCAATTTACATCACCGTTACAGTCAACAAGAAGGATATCAGATTCGTGGTTGACACCGGTTCTTCAGTCACAATTTTATCCAGGGACTTGTACGAAGCGCACTTTGCTGCGGATTGCAAGTTGGAAGGCACGTCAATTTCATTGCACAACTACTCGAAGCAACGAATACCAGTCCTGgggtcattttttgcaacagTCACGTACGGAAGCCGCACTTCCCGCTTACTTCTCTACGTCGTTCCTGAAGGCACAGCTCTTCTAGGTCTGGATGGACTTGCTGCACTGGGTATCTCCATTGATGAACCAACACTACAGTGCCTTAGGACGTCACTTAACCCTGCAAACCTACAGGATCTTTTGGAGACCTTTGCGCATTTATTCTCGCCAGGACTTGGACTTGCAAAGGATTACACTCATCGAGTTAAAACAAGAAATGACGTCGCACCTGTGAGGGCGAAGCTACGCAGGCTACCGTTTGCACTACGTGAAGAGGTTACCCAGAAATTGGATCGCCTCCTCAAGATGGACGTAATCGAGCCCGTCACAGCATCCGAATGGATATCACCTATCGTCGTTGCCCGGAAGAAGGACGGGAAGTTACGTCTCTGCGTGGACCTTCGAGGACCTAACAAAGCAGTCGTCGTGGACGCTTTTCCTCTGCCTACTATCGATGAATTGCTCTACCAACTCGCAGGCGCAAAAGTCTTTTCTAAGCTCGACCTTACGGCAGCTTATCACCAGGTCCTGTTGGCGCCCGAGAGTCGCGATCTCACGGCCTTCATCATCCAGGATTGCCCAGGTGTCAAATGCTACCTCGACGACATTATCGTTTTCGGAGTGAATGAGCAAGACCACTTGAAGAATCTTCATCGTGTCCTTCAGCTGATCTCTGAGGCAGGACTCAAACTGAACGACAAATGTGTCTTCGGAGTGCGAGAACTGACTTTTGTTGGACATACAGTCACACCGAACGGCATTTCTCCTAACCCTGCAAATCTTCATGGCGATACAAGTTGCTGCTACCCCGGACGATAA